A region from the Benincasa hispida cultivar B227 chromosome 8, ASM972705v1, whole genome shotgun sequence genome encodes:
- the LOC120082426 gene encoding zinc finger protein SHOOT GRAVITROPISM 5-like translates to MIGNMATSASPVLPSEPYSCLENGNNNNNKRKRRPAGTPDPDAEVVSLSPKTLLESDRYVCEICNQGFQRDQNLQMHRRRHKVPWKLLKRETPVVRKRVFVCPEPTCLHHDPCHALGDLVGIKKHFRRKHSNHKQWVCEKCSKGYAVQSDYKAHLKTCGTRGHSCDCGRVFSRVESFIEHQDACNMGHLIRQESQTIQPACLSRTASSPSPSSDTNFSSAAPNNWPALVAPPTLKPVDAIFLAPTDDSNNNTVSNNDHNLDLKLSTASNGVEGRGNNKGSSTKLQLSIGSFDFGDKKKMDQKKGGVRGGAGDVREEAREELRVAMVEKAYAEEARQQAKRQIEIAEEEFGNAKRMRQQAQAELDKATALKQAAIKQINSTILEITCQACQKQFQAKTKPTTTTTTTTTTTTSAATDHDNYSVAFSYVSSVITTEGEVEKDQPTIIPKPPNN, encoded by the exons ATGATAGGCAATATGGCCACCTCGGCCTCCCCCGTTCTTCCTTCGGAACCTTACTCTTGcttagaaaatggaaataacaacaacaacaagaggaaaagaaggcCTGCAGGCACCCCAG ATCCGGATGCAGAGGTGGTGTCTCTGTCCCCAAAAACACTGCTAGAATCGGACCGGTATGTGTGCGAGATCTGCAACCAAGGGTTCCAGAGAGACCAGAACCTGCAGATGCACAGGCGGCGGCATAAGGTCCCTTGGAAGCTGCTGAAGAGGGAGACTCCTGTTGTGCGGAAGAGGGTTTTCGTGTGCCCGGAACCCACCTGCCTGCACCACGACCCTTGCCATGCCCTCGGTGACCTCGTTGGCATCAAGAAGCACTTCCGAAGGAAGCATAGCAACCACAAACAGTGGGTTTGTGAAAAATGCTCCAAGGGCTACGCCGTTCAGTCCGATTACAAGGCCCATCTCAAAACCTGTGGCACCCGAGGTCACTCTTGCGATTGCGGCCGTGTTTTCTCCAG GGTGGAGAGCTTTATAGAGCACCAAGATGCTTGCAATATGGGGCATTTGATCAGGCAAGAATCCCAAACCATCCAGCCCGCATGTTTGTCCAGAACGGCTTCCAGTCCAAGCCCATCCAGTGACACTAACTTCAGCAGCGCCGCTCCCAATAATTGGCCTGCTCTCGTAGCGCCACCCACATTAAAGCCCGTGGATGCCATCTTCTTAGCCCCCACGGACGACTCCAACAACAACACTGTCTCTAATAACGATCACAATTTAGACCTAAAACTGTCAACTGCATCAAATGGTGTAGAAGGGCGGGGCAATAATAAAGGTTCTTCAACCAAACTCCAGCTCTCCATCGGGTCGTTTGATTTTGGGGACAAGAAAAAGATGGATCAGAAGAAAGGTGGGGTCCGGGGCGGGGCTGGGGATGTTAGAGAAGAAGCTCGGGAGGAGCTAAGGGTGGCAATGGTGGAGAAGGCATATGCGGAGGAAGCGAGACAACAGGCAAAGCGGCAAATAGAAATTGCAGAGGAAGAATTCGGGAATGCAAAGCGGATGAGGCAACAGGCACAAGCGGAGTTAGATAAGGCCACAGCTCTTAAACAAGCAGCAATCAAACAGATAAATTCAACCATTCTTGAAATCACTTGTCAAGCTTGCCAGAAGCAGTTTCAAGCCAAAACTAAACCGACAACAACGACGACAACAACAACTACTACGACGACAAGTGCAGCCACCGATCATGACAATTACTCCGTAGCATTCAGTTATGTCTCCTCCGTCATTACAACCGAAGGTGAAGTAGAGAAAGATCAACCAACCATTATACCTAAACCGCCCAACAATTAA